The genome window GCCATCTGGAGGGCGGGCAGATCATCCTGATGGACACGCCAGGCATCCACAAAAGCACGCGCAAGCTGAACGAAGTGATGGTCAAAACCTCGCTCAGCACCTACGGCGATGTGGACCTGATCCTGTTCATGATCGACGCCCGCCAGGGGTTCGGCGACGAGGACGCGTTTGTGCTGGAATCGATGCAGCAGTCGCGCACGCCGAAAATTCTCGTGATCAACAAGATCGACCTGATCCCGAAGGCGCGCATTCTGGAATTGACGGGCGCGGTGAACGCGAAGGAGACGTTCATCGAAACCGTGCCCATTTCGGCATTGAAGTCGGATGGACTGAAACTGCTGGAGCAGGTGCTGCTCAAACACCTGCCAAAAGGCCCGCGCTATTTCCCGGAAGACATGATCACCGACGCGCCGGAGGAATTTCTGATAATGGAAATCATTCGCGAAAAAGTGTTCAAGCTGACTGCAATGGAAATTCCCTATGCGGTGGCGGTGCTGGTGGAGAGCCTGCGGGAAGGAAAACGCGGAATGTTGGTGATTGATGCAACCATTTTCGTAGAAAAAGCATCTCAAAAGAAGATCGTCATTGGCAGTGGGGGGACTTTGCTCAAGAAGATCGGCACCCACTCGCGTGAAGAAATCGAGCGGCGGCTCGGCAACAAGGTATTCCTCAATCTATTCGTTAAAGTGAAAGAGCGCTGGCGCGATGACGTCCGCGCCTTAAAGGAGTTTGGATACACACATGGTCTCCATTAAAACGGATGAAGAAATCGAAAAGATGCGGGTGACCGGGCAACTCGCCGCCGAAGTGTTGGTGATGATCGAACCGTACATCAAGCCCGGCGTGACGACGGACGAGCTCAATCGGATCTGTCACGACTACATCATCAAGAAGGGAGCGATCCCGGCACCTCTGAACTACCGGGGATTCCCGAAGAGCATCTGCACATCGGTCAACGATGAGGTGTGTCACGGCATCCCCTCCGACCGCAAGCTGCGCAATGGGGACCTGGTCAATCTCGACATCACCACCATTGTGGACAAGTATCATGGCGACACCAACAAGACGTTTTTTGTCGGATCGCCCCGGAAAAACGCGGCCAAGCTGACCGAGGCCACCAAGATCGCCCTGCACAAGGCCATCGACGTGGTGAAGCCAGGTGCGCGGCTGGGTGATATCGGCGCCACCATTCAACAGTATGTTGAGAAGCAGGGCTATTCCGTGGTGCGCGAGTTTTGCGGACACGGAATCGGCATCAAATTTCACGATGAACCCCAGGTGCTTCACTTCGGCCAGTTTGGACAGGGCATGGAGTTGAAGCAGGGAATGACGTTCACCATCGAGCCCATGGTCAACATGGGCGGCCGCCAACTGCGGATCCTGGATGACAACTGGACCGCGGTCACGTTGGACGGCTCGCTGTCTGCACAATTCGAACACACCATTCTGGTCACCGAGGATGGAGCGGAAGTTCTGACCCGAACCGAAGGAACCACATTTTAAACCTTAAACGTTGAAGGAGAGCGATCATGAAAGGTGATAAAAAAGTCATCGACGCACTCAATGAACTCCTGACTGCGGAACTGACCGCAATCAACATTTACTACCTGCATTACAAGATGCAGGAAAACTGGGGGTACGAAAAACTGGCCGAGCACAGCAAGGCAGAGTCGATGAGCGAAATGAAGCACGCCGCTCAATTGATCGATCGCATTTTGTATCTGGAAGGCGCCCCCAACATGGCCCGCTATGATGAAGTTCCTGTGGGCAAGAACTGCGAGGAGCAACTGCAAAGTGAGTATAAGTATGAGAAGAAACACGTGGACAACCTGAAAAAACACATCCGGCTGTGCCTGGACAAAAACGACTTCGGCACCAAGGAAATCCTGGACGGCATTCTCGTGGAGTCGGAAGAAGGTTGCGACTGGCTGGAAACTCAGTTCCAGCGCATCCAGGATGTGGGCATTCAGAACTACCTGACCGAGCACATGAAAACGGAATAGGCATTTCTCACAAAGGTCCCTCCTCACACAACAGTCAGACTTGTATGAATTACGGCGTCCGGAGAGTACTCTCCGGGCGCTTTTTCATTGCCTCCTTTTATAGACTTCCCCTCCGTATAGAGTCGTCCCAAACCAACTCCAACCCCCATTTGAGGCCCTGATTACGCCCCCATGGACCCTCGTAAGTTATTATATTTAAATGACTTTATAATTATGTTGAAAAAATGTTGGGATCTTGTTGACATTCGTTCTCAATTCCGTTAATAATAAAGGAGTGAATTTGATAATGAATTTCAAAATCTTTGATTGAGGGAGGCGGTCTTCCCATGATGAGTCGGGATAAATCGATAAAGGTTTGCCAAGGGCCGGGCTGCAGAGCCTGGGGGTCGAAAAGTGTGTTGCGTACCTTGCAGTGCCATTTTCGGCAACATCCCGAAATGATGGGGCAGGTAGGGACCTCACGGTGCATGGGCCGTTGCGGAGGTGGCGCGGCAGTGCAGATTGACTCCCCGGATCGAGTTGTCAAGGTACGCAAGGTGGAGGAGATCCTTCGCAAGTTGTTGCGTATTTTCTGAACGCACATTCCAACCCAGATTCGAACACGCAGTTTGCCAGGAAAAAAAAGCCGGCTTCCCTTTAGGGAGCCGGCATTTTTTTATGGGGGCACTCGCCTTTGTAGGGCGATGTTCATCGACAAGGTCGAAGGCATACTGGGTTGACGCCGGGAGGGAAGCCGCCCGGGATGCCCGGAAGTGGGGAGGCCGCAGCCGTGTCGCGGGCTAGTCGTCCTGGCCCGGGGTGTAGCGGAACTGGCAGAACGTGCCCAGCTTCGAGAAGGTATTGTTCAATTTCAGGGTCGCGTAGTCGGTGCGGGCTTCCGCCGGGATGCGGTCGAAGTTGCAGGCGGTTTCAATGTAGTCCGATCGTCCGAACCGGATGAAGAAGCTGTGGAACCAGCAGGCCTTCATCTTGAACTGCCATTCCGTTTCGCTCGCCTTTTTGGTTTCCATCTGGAAATGCCGCCAGCTGAAGTAATCCTCCATACGCGGCGCGTTGTTGTCCACAAACGCCTTGAAGGGGTTGTCCGTAGCTTTTTCTTCCGCCACCTGGGCATCGGTTTCCGGCGCTTTCCAGGCCGTCAAGGCTTCGGTGATGATTTTGCGCGACTTGATCAGGTTGATGTTGTAATCGTCGAGGGCATTGTGACAGGTGTAGATGAACAGCCCGAGGGTGGTGAAGTACTGTTCTTCCTCCGAGAGCGTGTCGCCGTCTTCAAACTCCCACAATTGATTGAAGTGGTTACGAATGCGGTCAAAGTCAACCTGCGGGCCGTCCACCTTCAGGTGAGCCAGCATCGGTTCAATGCGGTCGGAAGCTTTCGGGGTCTGTGTTTCGGTCTGTTCGGATTTTTCTGACATGGTCCACCCTGAAAAAATCGTGATGAGAATTCCTTGCCGTACCGCCACAACCATTCAAAACCGAAGGTTTCGGAAAGCTGGGAAGGAATACGGAGACACTTCAAAAAGTACCACATCCCGCGCTGTCAATTCAAGGAAACTCCCGCCTCATCCTCAGGCCGCCCTTTTCCGGAATCCATACAACGCCGGGGTCTTGTTATGGTCTGCCCTTGAAAAGTCGTATACAATGGGCGCTGAAACCGAATCAGGAACAGGGATAAACGCAGATGTCGCACAACGACGTGGTGATCGTCGGCGCCGGGGTCATCGGCCACAGCATCGCCTTCAAAATAAAGCAGGCCCGCCCCGGCTGGAGCGTCGTGGTGCTGGGCGATCCCATGCACTCTCTGGCCGCCTCGCGCGCCGCTGCGGGCATGCTGGCCCCATTCTGCGAGTGCCGGGAGGCCAACCGTTTTTTCCATTTTTGCCGCGAGTCGCTGGACAAGTATCCCGATTTCATCCGGGACGTTTCCGCCGTGAGCGGTATCGGGGTGTACCTGTCCACGGACGGCTCCATCATGCCGGAAAACTCCATCGGCGAGCAGTGGGACGAACGCCTGCAATTTTTTAAAGAGGAAAACGTTCCGCACGCCGTCTGGTCCCCCGCCACCGTCCGTGAAAAACTGCCGCACCTGTCGCCGCATGTCGGCGCCTGCATCTGGGTCGGCGAAGCGCAGGTCAACAACCGGCAACTGCACGATGCGCTGGCGGCGGCTTCGGCGAAACTCGGCGTGACGGTGGAGACGGCGAATGTCACCGGCTTCCGCCGCGACGACTCAGAGCTGTTCGCCGCCGTCACCGACACAGGCGAGGTGACAGGCAAACGGTTTGTGCTGGCCGCCGGAAGCTGGTCGCAGCAACTGGGCAGCGTGCTCGGCGTTTCCCTGCCCGTGCGCCCGATCAAGGGCCAGATGTGCCGCGTCGATGTCGATGACCTGACACTGGCGTACACCATCCACGGTCTGTGCACCTACATCGCGCCGTGGCGGCAGGGCAATGGCATGGTGCTGGGTTCGACCATGGAAGACCGGGGCTTCGACGGGTTGATTCAGGACGACGTCATTCAAGCCATCATCGACCGCGCAGCGGTGATCCTGCCCGCCCTGAAAGACGCGCCGCTCATCGAAACCTGGGCGGGGCTGCGTCCCGCCGCCGAGGACCGCATGCCGGTCATGGGAGCCAGCAGCCGATTCCACAACCTGTTTTATTCCACCGGACACTTCCGCAACGGCATCCTGTTGACGCCCAATCAGGCCGACTACATGGCCGGGATGGTGACCGGAGAGATGCCGGACCGGATCGCCGAGTTCGATCCGGCGCGTTACGGTTTGTGAATGAGGTTTGATGATTTTTTATGAACGCCACACATGAGTCATAGTGTGCGAAGGAATATCCTGGTATGACACTGCCGCGCTCCACAACCCAACGCGACGAAGACCTGATCCGCGATTTCCATTATATCTGGCATCCGTGCACGCAGATGAAGGATCACGAAGCGGAGCCGCCGTTGTTGATCGACCGTGCGGAAGGCTTGCACCTGTACGACCGCGAAGGCAACCGCTACCTGGATTGCATCGCGTCGTGGTGGGTCAACCTGTTCGGCCACAACCATTCCCATATCAATCAGGCCATCACCGATCAGTTGCAGAAGATGGCGCACGTCATGTTCGCCGGCATCACGCACCAGCCCGCCGTCGATCTGGCGCACAAATTGATCGAATGGTCGTCGCCGAATCTCAGCAAAGTTTTTTTCTCCGACAACGGTTCCACTTCGGTGGAGGTGGCGCTCAAGATGAGCCTGCAATTCTGGGCGCAGACGGGCAAGCCGGAGAAAAAGCGCTTCGTCTATTTGAAAGGCGCGTACCACGGCGAAACGCTGGGCGCGCTCTCCGTGTCCGGCATCGACCTGTTCCGCAACCGCTTCGAGCCGGTGCTGATGGACAACCTTGAGGTGGAAGGACCCGACTGCCTGCGCTGTCCCTACGGCCTCACGCGGGACACCTGCAAGGCCGAGTGTTTCGAGCCCATGGAGAAGGCGCTGGTGGAAGAACACCAGAACATCGCCGCCGTCATCGTCGAGCCCTTAGTGCAGGGCGCGGCGGGGATGAAGATGTACCCGCCGGTGTATCTGGAAAAACTGCAAGCCACCTGCGAGACCCTGCGCGTGCACACGATTTACGATGAGGTCGCGGTCGGCTTCGGCCGTACCGGAGGGCTGTTCGTCTCCGAACAACTGCGCCACAAACCGACGTTCCTGTGCCTGTCGAAGGGCATCACTTCCGGTTACCTGCCGCTGGCGGCGACGCTCACCGAAGACCGCATCTACCAGGCGTTCTACGGCGATCACGACACGTTCAAGTTGTTCATCCACAGCCACAGTTACAGCGCCAACCCGCTGGCCTGCGCCGCCGCCAACGCCACCTTTGAGCTGTTCGCCGCAGACGGATTCTGGGACGCGCTCAAGGAGCGTATCGCCACCCTGAAAGAATGCGGAGAAATGTTAAAGGAGTTGCCGTGGTGCGGCGAGTTCCGGCAGACGGGACTCATCGGCGCGTGCGAATTGGTGCGCGATCGCGACACGCTGGCGAAGTTCCCCATGACGCAGAGGGTGGGGTATCAAATCTATAAAAAGGCGTTGCAGCGCGGGCTGTTCCTGCGTCCCCTGGGTGACGTCGTTTATTTCATCCCGCCGCTGGTCATCGATCCCGAAACCATCCGGTCGATGGTGACCACGGCGCGCGACTGCATCCACGACGTGTTGAGCGAGGTCTGAATGTACGAAGTCTATATCACCACCCGGTTCTCTGCCGCGCACCAGCTACGCGGTTACGACGGCCAGTACGAAAACCTGCACGGTCACAACTGGACGGCGAGCGTGACTGTGGAGGCGGAGGAACTGGACGAGATCGGCGTCGGCATCGATTTCGTCGAATTGAAAAAGAGGGTGGACGACTATCTCTCGAAACTCGATTACCAGAACATCAACGAAGTGCCGCCGTTCGACACGCAGAACCCGTCGGCGGAGAACATCGCGCGCTGGCTGTTCCAGCAATTGGAAGCGTCGATCGACAAACAGCACGCCCGCGTCAAGCGCGTGGAAGTGTACGAAACCCCGGAAAGCGGCGCCGCGTATTTTGAGTGATGTGCCTTTTTGCAAACAAAACATAGATTCTGCGTCACCTGCGGCTCCTTAGAATGACAGGCCAAACCAAAGTCTGTCATCCTGAACGAAGTGAAGGATCTCTGTTTTCTTTTTATGTGGTTCCACTCCGGGCATACGTATCATTCAATCTCTTCCATGCGTTCACGGTCTAGGGCTTAGACCTGTGTCCGCACAAGGGAATCTCATCGTTCACCCTCACCCCAGCCCTCTCCCATCCAGGGAGAGGGTGTATTAAAAGTTCCTTCTCCCCTTGCGGCACTCCAGAGTGACAGGCCAGGATGCGGGAATGACTGTTCCTCCTGCGGCTTCTCAGAATGACATGAGTCAAGCTCTCGATAAAGATAGACAACCACTTTGCCCCCTCCCCTTACCAAGGGGAGGGTTGGGGTGGGGTTGCCTTTCCGGACTGCATCGGTGTCATTCTGGGCGAAGAAAAGAATCTATGTGTTGGTTTGCCGTTTATTTAATCCCCTCAATATGTCCATCGACGACGTCGATGTGCTCCGCCTGCGGATTCCTTGGCAGGCCGGGCATGCGCATGATCTCGCCCGTCACCGGGATGACGAATCCCGCGCCCGCCGACAGTAAAATCTCCCGCACCGTCACGGTGAATCCCAGAGGCCGGCCGTACAGCTTGGGATCGTCGGACAAGGACGACTGCGTTTTGGCGATGCACACCGGTAGTTTGTCGTAACCCCATTTCTCCAGGCTTTTCAGATCGCGCTGGGCTTTTTTGCTGTACTCGATCTTCTCCGCGCCGTACATGCCATGCGCCACCTTCCAGATTTTGGTTGGGATGTCTTCCGTCCAGTCATAGAGCGGGTGAAACGGATCGGGAGTTTTCTCCGCGTGTTGCATCACCACCTTGGCCAATTCCACCGCCCCGTCGCCACCGTTCGCGAAATGATCGCTCACCGCAAATGGCACCTTCAGTTTGTTTTCGCAGTGTTCGCGCACGATCTGAATCTCGGCGTCGGTGTCGGTGTCGAAGCGGTTGAGGCAGACGATCGGCGGCTCGCGGAAGCGTTTGATGTTCTCCACGTGGCGGTCGAGGTTGACCAGCCCTTTCGCCAACCGTTCCGGGTCGGGGGACGTCAACTCGTCCTTCTTTGCGCCGCCGTGCATCTTGAGGGCGCGGCAGGTGGCGACCAGCACCACGGCGGCGGTGTCGAGTCCCGCGCTCACGCACTTGATGTCGAAAAACTTTTCCGCGCCGAGATCGAAGCCGAATCCCGCCTCCGTCACCGCCCAGTCGGCCAGCCCCATGGCCATCTTGGTGGCGATCACCGAGTTGCAGCCGTGGGCGATGTTGGCGAACGGTCCACCGTGGATGAACGCGGGCACGCCTTCGGTCGATTGCACGAGGTTCGGCATGAGTGCGTCTTTAAGAAGCGCCGTCATGGCGCCGGTGGCGTGGAGCGAGTCGGCGGTCACCGGTTCGTCGTTGTGGGTGAAGGCGACGAGAATGCGCGCCAGCCGTTTTTTAAGGTCGTCAAAGTTTTCAGCCAGGCACAGGATGGCCATGATCTCTGAGGCGGCGGTGATGTCGAATCCCCCTTCGCGCGGCACACCCTGCAACACGCCGCCCAGACCGAGCACAATGTGGCGCAGGGCGCGGTCGTTCATGTCCATGACGCGCCGCCACTGGATGCGGCGCGGATCGATCTGGCTCATGCCTTCGTGGTAGATGCGGTTGTCGAGCATGGCCGAAAGCAGGTTGTTGGCGGCGGTGACGGCGTGGAAATCGCCGGTGAAGTGGAGGTTGATCTCGTCCGCCGGATGCACCTGGCTTTGGCCGCCGCCGGTGGCGCCGCCTTTCATGCCGAGGCACGGTCCCAGCGACGGCTCGCGCAGGGCGAGGCACACCCGCTGGCCCAGTTTTTCCAGCCCCTGGCCCAGGCCGATGGTGGTCGTGGTCTTGCCTTCTCCGGCGGCGGTGGGGGTGATGGCCGAGACGAGGATCAGTTTGCCCTTCGGCGGGTGTTTCTCCAGCACGCTCAGGCGCACCTTGGCCTTGGTGTGGCCGTAAGGCACGAGGTCGGCGTCGCCGATGCCCAGGCGGGCGGCGATTTCGGTGATGGGTTGCAGCGGCGGGGTTTGGGAATCGGATTGCATGCGGCCTCCTCTTCGATTACAACCAGCGATTTTTGCGGTACCAGTCGAGGGTGCGGGTCAGCCCTTCCTGCAAATCATACTGCGGGCGAAATCCGTACGTGTCAAAAAAACGTTGCGGCGATGCGGTCCACGCGCCCTGGTCGATGTCGCGCACGCGCTGCCGGTCGAGCAGCGGCGGTTCTTTGCTGAATTTCGAAACGGTTTCCGACAGAAACGCCAGCGCCGTGAGCGCGGTTTGGGAAATGACGACGCGCCGCGCGCGCACGTTCAAGATCTCCATCACCGCCTCGGCCACCCGGTCCCACGAGTAACATTCGCCGTCGGTGACGAACAGCACCCGGTGCGTGGAGGGCGGTTGCGCGGCTGTAAGCAGGATGGCGCGCACCAGGTCGTCGATATAAATCAACGACAGAATTTTTTCCTTGCGACCGATGTGCACATTCCAGCCTTTATGGATCAGCTTGATGTAATCGAGCAGATTTTTATCGCGTTCGCCGTACACGACAGGTGGACGCAGCACGACGATGGGCAGGAATCGCGAAAAGGTGAGGGCGATCACCTCTCCCGCCAGCTTGGAATGACCGTAGCCGGAAGCCGGATTGCAGGGAGCGGCTTCGTCGATCGGCGCATCGATGGGGGACGGACCGGAGGCGGCGATGCTGCTGAGGTGCACGATGGACCGGATCTGCCTGCCGTGTGCGAGGCAGGCTTCGTACAGATGCGTGCAGGCGCTGACGTTGTTGCGGTTGAAATCGGAAAGAGAACGTGCCCGCACCGTGCCTGCCGCGTGGAGCACCACGTCCACCTGGCCCAACAACTCGCGGTAGCTGGCAGGCTCCAGCAGGTCGCCCGTGTGGACGTGGACGCCGTCGGCGTCGAGTTCGTGTGCGCGGTGAAGGCTGCGCACCAGTGCGTGCACCGTGCAGTTTTGGGCGAGCAGAGCTTCGATCAGGTGCGAACCGATGAATCCCCCGGCACCCGTCACCAGCACGCGCGCGCCGTTCAGGTCGGGTGCGCCGGTTTTAGGCGTGTCAGCCATCGAGCAGGGCGGGCAGGTTGATCATCTGTTCCAGATGCGCCAACAGGTGCGGGGTGAAGCTGTCGGTGGACAGGTCCTCGATGAACGGGATTCTGCCCAGCACCGGCGTTTTCGACAGATGCGAGACGAGGGCGGGTTGCAGGGCTTCGACATCCGTCAGCCCGTCCTGCTTGCGGTCGCTGAACATCACGCCTTTGACCGGAATACCGCGGGCATGGAGCGCGTCGAGACTGAGCAGGGTGTGGTTGAGCGTGCCCAACTGGAATCCGGCGACGAGGATGACGGGGAAACCCAGTTCCTCGATCAGGTCGATCACATGATAATGCGGCGTGATGGGCACACGCAGTCCGCCGACACCTTCCACCAGCAAAGGATGGTAGCGCGCCGCCAGGCTGCGGCACGCTGCGACCAGCGCGGCGGGATCGATTTCCATGTTCTCGATCTCGGCGGACTGGTAGGGCGCGGCGGGGGTTTTGAGCCGCAGCGGGCAGATGGCCTCCAACGGTTCGTCGAGGCCGGAACACTCCAGCAGGAATTTGGCGTCGGAGTTGGCGGACGAACTGCAATGAGTGTCCACGCCGGTCTCGACCGGTTTGATGAAGCCCGCGTTTTGCCCGTGCTGGCGCAACAGGGCGAGCAGGGCCGCTGTGACCACGGTTTTGCCGATGCCGGTGTCGGTGGCGGTGATGAAGTATCCTTTGGCGGCCATGGATGAGGGTCTCCGTGAATAAACCCGTTCATTGTAGGCAAGGCTGCGGGACTTGCCAATGCCATTTTAATCCCCCGGTCCCTTTTCAGTGCCCCGGCCTTTTGCTATACTTTTCCTGTTGGAGCCATTTAAAACGTAGAACGTCAAAGGCCTTGTATGAGCAACAAACTTGAAATTCTATGTCCGTGCTGCGAAGCCAAGCTGCAGGTGGACCAGAAGACCGGGGAAGTCGTCTGGAAAGAGGAAAAGAAAAAGACGATGTCGTCCCTGTCGGACATGGTCAAGGGCCTCGACCAGCACCGCAAGGAAGCGGAAACGCTTTTCAAAAAACAGAACGAAATCGAGAAAGACCGCTCCCGCCTGCTCGATGAGAAGTTCAAGGAAGCGCAGAAACACGTGGACAAGGACAGTCCCAAACCCCTCCGCGATTTCGACCTGGATTGATCAGGCCTCAATCTCCATCCGGTCGTAAGCCAACTCCACATTTTCCGGCAGGGCCCGGTTCACCGTCGCGTGGTCGAACTTGTGGTTGATGTGTGTCAGGATCGCCCGTTTGGGCTTCAGCATGTCGATCGCCTTCAACGCGTCGTCCAGGCAGAAATGCGTCGGGTGCGGATCGAACCCCAGTGCGTTCAGCACCAAGACCTCCAGTCCTTCCAGTTTTTCGCGGCTGGCATCCGGAATGCCGGAGCAGTCGGTCACATACGCGACGTCGTTGATGCGGTAACCGAGGATGGTCATGTTGCCGTGGGTGATGTCCACCGGCTGAATGGTGAGGCCGCCCAGTTCGAACGGTTCCGGTTCGATGACGATGGGGTCGAGTTGCGGGATGCCGCCGCCCATCGGCTTGTGGCCGTTGAAGATATAATTGAAGTTGCGCCGGATGGCTTCCAGCGTCATGGCGTTGCCGTAACAGGGGATGACGGTTTTGTGGAAAAAGTTGAAGACGCGCAGCTCGTCGATGCCGTGCACATGGTCGGCATGGTGGTGCGTGTAGAGCACGGCGTGGATGCGGTCGATATCGTTATTGAGGCACTGCTGGCGCAGGTCGGTGGAGGTGTCGATCAACAGGTTGAAGCCGTCGTTCTGCACCATCACCGAGGCGCGCAGGCGTTTGTTGTGCGGGTCGGTGGAGAGGCAGACCTCGCAGCGGCAGCAGACGGTGGGCACGCCGGTGGAGGTGCCCGTTCCCAAAAAGACGAGTTTCATGGCAGACCGTTCAGTGTTTCATATCACACAAAGCTTCGGACGCACTGCACGGGCTGAACTCAAACTGGATGGTCGAGTGGGTGATGTTGAACCGGTCTTTCAGCAAGACTTTTATTTCCTTCAAGGTATCTTCCACCTGAGTGACTTTGCTGTTGTTCACCAATGCGTGCGTGCTGAGTGCGTAGATGTTCGAGCAGATGCACCACACGTGCAGTTCGTGAATGTCTTCCACCGCCGGGATCGACGTCAATTCCCGCTCCACGTCTTTCAGCGAGATGCCGCGCGGCACCCCTTCGAGCAGGATGTGGACCGAATCGGCGATGATGGACCGCGCGCCCCACATGAGAATCAGGGAGATCAGCGCGGCGATGGCGACATCCAGAACGTACCATTGAGTGTACCACATGACCACGCCGCCCAGCAGCACCGCCACCGAGGCCAGGGTGTCGCCCAGCACGTGATAGAACGCGCCTTTCAGGTTGAGGTCGTGATGGTGGCCGTGGCCGACGGAGTCTTTCAGGAAATACACCACGCAGAGATTGGTGGCCAGCCCCAACAGCGCCACGGCCATGACCGTCGGCGTGTGCACCGGCTGCGGCGACTGGAACCGCTCGAAGGCCTCCCAGAGAATCCATAAAGCCATTGTAAACAATAAGATACCGTTCAAGAGGGCGGCGAAGATCTCCATCCGGTGGTAGCCGTAGGTTTTGGTATCGGTGACCGGTCGATCGGCAATTTTGAGCGCCAGCCAGCTGAGGCTGAGCGAGAAGACGTCAGTGAGCATGTGGGCGGCGTCACCGAGCAGGGCCAGGCTGTTGGCCAGGATGCCGCCAACGACCTCTGCGACCAGCACGAGGGAGGTCAGTAGAATGGCCAGTTTCAATTTATTTTGAACGAGGTTCGATTTCATTTTTTGAAACTTTGGAGAGGCAGGGGCATCTAAAACTTGCAAGCGACGCCACATTCCAGAAAACCCAATAGGCTCTAGCAATATCAAGAGCTTTCTCATTTTAGGTGGAGCCGGAAAGCCTGTCAAGGCGATCCCTGTGCTGCCCTGAAGCCGGGTCGGGGTCCGCCGGACGTCCTTACAATCCGCCCATGCCCGAATTTGAAGACACACAAACGTTTGTGCTACATTAATATCTTTTTTACCCAACATTTTTAGAAAGAGGAGTCAAACATGGCGACATTAGTTGCAAAGCAAGCCCCCGATTTTACTGCTCAAGCCGTCATGCCGGATGGGAGCTTCAAGGAGATCAAACTCTCGGACTACC of Nitrospina watsonii contains these proteins:
- a CDS encoding formate--tetrahydrofolate ligase encodes the protein MQSDSQTPPLQPITEIAARLGIGDADLVPYGHTKAKVRLSVLEKHPPKGKLILVSAITPTAAGEGKTTTTIGLGQGLEKLGQRVCLALREPSLGPCLGMKGGATGGGQSQVHPADEINLHFTGDFHAVTAANNLLSAMLDNRIYHEGMSQIDPRRIQWRRVMDMNDRALRHIVLGLGGVLQGVPREGGFDITAASEIMAILCLAENFDDLKKRLARILVAFTHNDEPVTADSLHATGAMTALLKDALMPNLVQSTEGVPAFIHGGPFANIAHGCNSVIATKMAMGLADWAVTEAGFGFDLGAEKFFDIKCVSAGLDTAAVVLVATCRALKMHGGAKKDELTSPDPERLAKGLVNLDRHVENIKRFREPPIVCLNRFDTDTDAEIQIVREHCENKLKVPFAVSDHFANGGDGAVELAKVVMQHAEKTPDPFHPLYDWTEDIPTKIWKVAHGMYGAEKIEYSKKAQRDLKSLEKWGYDKLPVCIAKTQSSLSDDPKLYGRPLGFTVTVREILLSAGAGFVIPVTGEIMRMPGLPRNPQAEHIDVVDGHIEGIK
- the bfr gene encoding bacterioferritin yields the protein MKGDKKVIDALNELLTAELTAINIYYLHYKMQENWGYEKLAEHSKAESMSEMKHAAQLIDRILYLEGAPNMARYDEVPVGKNCEEQLQSEYKYEKKHVDNLKKHIRLCLDKNDFGTKEILDGILVESEEGCDWLETQFQRIQDVGIQNYLTEHMKTE
- the thiO gene encoding glycine oxidase ThiO, with the translated sequence MSHNDVVIVGAGVIGHSIAFKIKQARPGWSVVVLGDPMHSLAASRAAAGMLAPFCECREANRFFHFCRESLDKYPDFIRDVSAVSGIGVYLSTDGSIMPENSIGEQWDERLQFFKEENVPHAVWSPATVREKLPHLSPHVGACIWVGEAQVNNRQLHDALAAASAKLGVTVETANVTGFRRDDSELFAAVTDTGEVTGKRFVLAAGSWSQQLGSVLGVSLPVRPIKGQMCRVDVDDLTLAYTIHGLCTYIAPWRQGNGMVLGSTMEDRGFDGLIQDDVIQAIIDRAAVILPALKDAPLIETWAGLRPAAEDRMPVMGASSRFHNLFYSTGHFRNGILLTPNQADYMAGMVTGEMPDRIAEFDPARYGL
- the bioA gene encoding adenosylmethionine--8-amino-7-oxononanoate transaminase — encoded protein: MTLPRSTTQRDEDLIRDFHYIWHPCTQMKDHEAEPPLLIDRAEGLHLYDREGNRYLDCIASWWVNLFGHNHSHINQAITDQLQKMAHVMFAGITHQPAVDLAHKLIEWSSPNLSKVFFSDNGSTSVEVALKMSLQFWAQTGKPEKKRFVYLKGAYHGETLGALSVSGIDLFRNRFEPVLMDNLEVEGPDCLRCPYGLTRDTCKAECFEPMEKALVEEHQNIAAVIVEPLVQGAAGMKMYPPVYLEKLQATCETLRVHTIYDEVAVGFGRTGGLFVSEQLRHKPTFLCLSKGITSGYLPLAATLTEDRIYQAFYGDHDTFKLFIHSHSYSANPLACAAANATFELFAADGFWDALKERIATLKECGEMLKELPWCGEFRQTGLIGACELVRDRDTLAKFPMTQRVGYQIYKKALQRGLFLRPLGDVVYFIPPLVIDPETIRSMVTTARDCIHDVLSEV
- the map gene encoding type I methionyl aminopeptidase → MVSIKTDEEIEKMRVTGQLAAEVLVMIEPYIKPGVTTDELNRICHDYIIKKGAIPAPLNYRGFPKSICTSVNDEVCHGIPSDRKLRNGDLVNLDITTIVDKYHGDTNKTFFVGSPRKNAAKLTEATKIALHKAIDVVKPGARLGDIGATIQQYVEKQGYSVVREFCGHGIGIKFHDEPQVLHFGQFGQGMELKQGMTFTIEPMVNMGGRQLRILDDNWTAVTLDGSLSAQFEHTILVTEDGAEVLTRTEGTTF
- a CDS encoding 6-pyruvoyl trahydropterin synthase family protein; this encodes MYEVYITTRFSAAHQLRGYDGQYENLHGHNWTASVTVEAEELDEIGVGIDFVELKKRVDDYLSKLDYQNINEVPPFDTQNPSAENIARWLFQQLEASIDKQHARVKRVEVYETPESGAAYFE
- the era gene encoding GTPase Era, encoding MTTNDPGFKSGYVSLIGKPNVGKSTLLNRLVREKIAAMSWRPQTTRNKITGICHLEGGQIILMDTPGIHKSTRKLNEVMVKTSLSTYGDVDLILFMIDARQGFGDEDAFVLESMQQSRTPKILVINKIDLIPKARILELTGAVNAKETFIETVPISALKSDGLKLLEQVLLKHLPKGPRYFPEDMITDAPEEFLIMEIIREKVFKLTAMEIPYAVAVLVESLREGKRGMLVIDATIFVEKASQKKIVIGSGGTLLKKIGTHSREEIERRLGNKVFLNLFVKVKERWRDDVRALKEFGYTHGLH
- a CDS encoding L-2-amino-thiazoline-4-carboxylic acid hydrolase — encoded protein: MSEKSEQTETQTPKASDRIEPMLAHLKVDGPQVDFDRIRNHFNQLWEFEDGDTLSEEEQYFTTLGLFIYTCHNALDDYNINLIKSRKIITEALTAWKAPETDAQVAEEKATDNPFKAFVDNNAPRMEDYFSWRHFQMETKKASETEWQFKMKACWFHSFFIRFGRSDYIETACNFDRIPAEARTDYATLKLNNTFSKLGTFCQFRYTPGQDD